The proteins below come from a single Fusobacterium nucleatum genomic window:
- a CDS encoding TolC family protein: MKKILLFFLILTSLSYSAQETLSIDEALNRVGNDRGSYEFKKFQNSQESTNIKIKDNKLGDFNGVTLSSGYNISENNFDNRPRKYDRTFQNKATYGPFFVNYNYVQSDRSYVSFGIEKNLKDVFYSKYNSNLKINNLQLQLNKISYDKNIQTKKLNLVSLYQDILNTKNELEYREKAYEHYRVDLDKLKKSYELGASPKINLESVELEAEDSKIQIDILETKLKSLYDVGKTDYNIDFENYKLLDFVENIESIDSILNSYMRDEVEELRLSLSMAEERKSYSNYDRYMPDLYLGYERVDRNLRGDRYYKDQDLFTIKFSKKLFSTDSEYKLNELEVENLKNDLNEKIRVVNAEKIKLKSEYNELAKLASIGDKKSNIAYKKYLIKEKEYELNKSSYLDVIDEYNKYLLQKIETKKAKNALNAFVYKLKIKR, encoded by the coding sequence AGAGGAAGTTATGAATTTAAAAAATTTCAGAACTCTCAGGAAAGTACAAATATTAAAATCAAAGATAATAAATTAGGAGATTTTAATGGGGTAACTTTATCAAGTGGGTATAATATTTCTGAAAATAATTTTGATAACAGACCTAGAAAGTATGACAGAACATTTCAAAATAAAGCTACTTATGGTCCTTTTTTTGTGAATTATAACTATGTTCAAAGTGATAGGTCTTATGTTAGTTTTGGAATAGAGAAAAATTTAAAAGATGTTTTTTATTCTAAATACAATAGCAATTTAAAAATAAATAATTTACAATTACAATTAAATAAAATTTCTTATGATAAAAATATACAGACTAAAAAATTAAATTTAGTGAGTTTGTATCAAGATATATTGAATACTAAAAATGAATTAGAATATAGAGAAAAAGCCTATGAACATTATAGAGTTGATTTAGATAAATTAAAAAAATCTTATGAATTAGGAGCTAGTCCAAAAATAAATTTAGAGAGTGTAGAATTAGAAGCAGAGGATTCTAAAATACAAATTGATATTTTAGAAACAAAATTAAAAAGTCTTTATGATGTTGGAAAAACTGATTATAATATAGATTTTGAAAACTATAAATTACTTGATTTTGTTGAGAATATTGAAAGCATAGATTCTATTTTAAATAGCTATATGAGAGATGAAGTTGAGGAACTTAGACTAAGTTTATCTATGGCAGAAGAAAGAAAAAGTTATAGTAATTATGATAGATATATGCCAGATTTGTATTTGGGATATGAAAGAGTTGATAGAAATTTGAGAGGAGATAGATATTATAAAGATCAAGATTTATTTACTATCAAATTTTCAAAAAAACTATTTTCAACAGATTCTGAATATAAATTAAATGAGTTAGAAGTTGAGAATTTAAAAAATGATTTGAATGAAAAAATAAGAGTTGTTAATGCAGAAAAAATTAAATTAAAATCTGAATATAATGAGCTGGCAAAATTAGCTTCTATTGGAGATAAGAAATCTAATATTGCTTATAAAAAATATCTAATAAAAGAAAAAGAATATGAACTTAATAAATCAAGTTATTTAGATGTTATAGATGAATATAATAAATATTTATTACAAAAAATTGAAACTAAAAAAGCAAAAAATGCTTTAAATGCCTTTGTTTATAAATTAAAAATAAAAAGATAA
- a CDS encoding efflux RND transporter periplasmic adaptor subunit, producing MKNIFKEKLKFIILLILIILGLVYYFTHENKKEKIYINDYSYMEVKKTDEIGTLNLNGYIKANNPIGIFVDKKLKVKEVFIKNGDFVKKGQILMTFDDDETNKLNRNIEKERINLQKIQRDLKTTRELQKLGGASKNDVKNLEDNARISQLSIDEYTEVLNKTATEVRSPVDGVVSNLKAQENYLVDTDSSLLEIIDSNDLRIIVEIPEYNSQSVKLGQSVKVRQDISNDDKVYDGEITKISRLSTTSILTSENVLEADVKTKEVIPNLIPGFKIKAVLQLKADEKNIIIPKIALQSENGKYFVFTIDTKNTVKRKEVTVKNIVGDNIIVTSGLNVGEILITTPDNRLSDGLILTEGDNPNSSEAVAVPADEAEVVVNQ from the coding sequence GTGAAAAATATATTTAAAGAAAAATTAAAATTTATAATACTTCTAATATTAATTATTTTAGGTTTAGTCTATTATTTTACACATGAGAATAAAAAAGAAAAAATTTATATTAATGATTATTCATATATGGAAGTTAAGAAAACTGATGAAATTGGAACTCTTAATTTGAATGGCTATATAAAGGCTAATAATCCAATAGGAATATTTGTTGATAAGAAGTTAAAAGTTAAAGAGGTTTTTATAAAAAATGGAGATTTTGTAAAAAAAGGGCAAATTCTTATGACTTTTGATGATGATGAAACAAATAAATTAAATAGAAATATTGAAAAAGAAAGAATAAATTTACAAAAAATACAAAGAGATTTAAAAACTACAAGAGAACTTCAAAAACTTGGAGGAGCTAGTAAAAATGATGTAAAAAATTTGGAAGATAATGCTAGAATTTCTCAGTTAAGTATTGATGAGTATACAGAAGTTTTAAATAAAACAGCGACAGAGGTTAGAAGTCCTGTTGATGGAGTTGTATCAAATTTAAAAGCCCAAGAAAATTACTTGGTTGATACAGATTCTTCACTTTTGGAAATAATAGATTCTAATGATTTAAGAATTATAGTTGAAATACCTGAATATAATTCTCAATCTGTAAAGTTGGGACAAAGTGTAAAAGTTAGACAAGATATTTCAAATGATGATAAAGTATATGATGGAGAAATTACTAAGATTTCAAGACTATCTACAACTTCAATTTTGACATCAGAAAATGTTTTAGAAGCTGATGTAAAAACTAAGGAAGTTATTCCAAATTTAATTCCAGGTTTCAAGATAAAAGCAGTTTTACAATTAAAAGCTGATGAAAAAAATATAATAATACCTAAGATTGCTCTTCAAAGTGAAAATGGAAAATATTTTGTTTTTACTATTGATACTAAAAATACAGTTAAAAGAAAAGAAGTTACAGTAAAAAATATTGTTGGAGATAACATTATAGTTACTTCTGGTTTAAATGTTGGAGAAATATTAATTACAACACCAGATAATAGACTAAGTGATGGATTAATACTTACAGAAGGAGATAATCCTAATTCAAGTGAAGCTGTTGCTGTCCCTGCTGATGAAGCAGAAGTGGTTGTAAATCAGTAG
- a CDS encoding ABC transporter ATP-binding protein — protein MIITVDNINKTYKNGSLELQVLKNISFKVDKGEFLAIMGSSGSGKSTMMNILGCLDNQYEGRYILDGIDISKSTENELSEIRNKKIGFIFQSFNLLPRLTALENVELPLVYSSIPKEKRHKRANELLEMVGLKDRTHHRPNELSGGQRQRVAIARALVNNPSIILADEPTGNLDSKSEGEIIEILQKLNKMGKTIVIVTHEPSIGKIAERKIVFKDGEII, from the coding sequence ATGATAATAACAGTAGATAATATAAATAAAACTTATAAAAATGGCTCACTAGAATTACAAGTATTAAAAAATATTTCTTTTAAAGTAGATAAAGGGGAATTTTTAGCTATAATGGGAAGTAGTGGTAGTGGTAAATCAACAATGATGAATATTTTGGGTTGTCTTGATAATCAATATGAAGGAAGATATATTCTTGATGGAATAGATATATCAAAATCTACTGAAAATGAATTGAGTGAGATTAGAAATAAAAAAATTGGTTTTATATTTCAATCATTTAATCTTTTACCAAGACTTACTGCACTTGAAAATGTTGAACTACCTTTGGTATATTCGTCAATTCCAAAAGAAAAAAGACATAAAAGAGCTAATGAACTTTTAGAAATGGTTGGCTTAAAAGATAGGACTCATCATAGACCTAATGAACTTTCAGGAGGACAAAGACAGAGGGTTGCTATTGCAAGAGCCTTAGTAAATAATCCTAGTATTATTCTTGCTGATGAACCTACTGGAAACTTAGATAGTAAATCAGAAGGAGAAATAATTGAGATTTTACAAAAATTAAATAAAATGGGAAAAACTATTGTCATAGTTACACATGAACCAAGTATTGGAAAAATAGCTGAAAGAAAAATTGTATTTAAAGATGGTGAGATAATATGA
- a CDS encoding ABC transporter permease → MSFFDILKGSLATLRANKLRTLLTMLGIIIGISSVIAMWAIGNGGRDSILGDLKKVGYGKFTVTTDYKNEDFKYSNYFTMQTVEMLKASHKFKAVAADIEDRFRITKDKKPYFSFGTVSTEDFEKISPVTMMSGRNFLPFEYDTNERVITIDNMSAKKMFGDIKSALGQSIEISRDRKKVGHSYKIIGVFKSPYESFGKLFGEGENFPVLFRMPYKAYAVSFNQDPDVFDTLIVEAKNGNEISEAMLEAKNILEFNKNAKNLYVTNAVSNDIESFDKILSTLSIFVTLAASISLLVGGIGVMNIMLVTVVERTKEIGIRKALGAKNRDILKQFLFESIILTVLGGFIGMVVGILFGLLTGMIIGIKPIFSLLSIIVSLSISVVVGIIFGVSPARRAAKLNPIDALRTE, encoded by the coding sequence ATGAGTTTTTTTGATATATTAAAAGGAAGTTTAGCTACTCTTAGAGCTAACAAACTTAGAACTTTACTTACTATGCTTGGAATAATAATAGGTATTTCATCTGTTATTGCTATGTGGGCAATAGGTAATGGTGGTAGAGATAGTATTTTAGGAGATTTAAAAAAAGTTGGTTACGGTAAATTTACTGTAACTACTGACTATAAAAATGAAGATTTTAAATACAGTAATTATTTTACAATGCAAACAGTTGAGATGTTAAAAGCCTCACACAAATTTAAAGCTGTTGCTGCTGATATAGAAGATAGATTCAGGATAACGAAAGATAAAAAGCCCTATTTTTCTTTTGGAACTGTAAGTACAGAGGATTTTGAAAAAATATCACCAGTTACTATGATGAGTGGAAGAAATTTTTTACCTTTTGAATATGATACAAATGAAAGAGTTATAACTATTGATAATATGTCAGCTAAAAAAATGTTTGGAGATATAAAATCAGCATTAGGACAATCTATTGAAATAAGTAGAGATAGAAAAAAAGTAGGACATTCATATAAAATAATAGGAGTATTTAAAAGTCCTTATGAGTCTTTTGGTAAATTATTTGGTGAAGGAGAAAATTTCCCTGTACTATTTAGAATGCCTTATAAAGCTTATGCTGTTTCATTTAATCAAGACCCAGATGTTTTTGATACTTTAATTGTTGAAGCAAAAAATGGAAATGAAATAAGTGAAGCTATGTTAGAAGCAAAAAATATATTAGAATTTAATAAAAATGCTAAAAATCTTTATGTTACAAATGCAGTTTCAAATGATATAGAGTCTTTTGATAAAATTCTATCAACTCTTAGTATATTTGTAACCCTAGCTGCAAGTATTTCATTACTTGTTGGAGGTATTGGAGTTATGAATATAATGCTTGTTACTGTTGTTGAAAGAACAAAAGAGATAGGAATTAGAAAAGCACTAGGAGCTAAAAATAGAGATATTTTAAAACAATTTTTATTTGAATCTATAATTTTAACTGTTCTTGGTGGATTTATAGGTATGGTTGTAGGAATACTTTTTGGTTTACTTACAGGAATGATTATAGGAATAAAACCAATATTTTCATTACTTTCTATAATAGTTTCTTTAAGTATTTCTGTTGTTGTAGGAATTATTTTTGGAGTGAGTCCTGCGAGAAGAGCAGCTAAGCTAAATCCTATTGATGCATTAAGAACTGAATAA
- a CDS encoding MarR family transcriptional regulator, with product MNVGLNKTEKKVIEFLIENPSFTSNNLAEKIGVTKRTIERTLKKLQEKKMIERIGSKRDGNWIVIK from the coding sequence TTGAATGTCGGTTTAAATAAAACAGAAAAGAAAGTAATTGAATTTTTGATTGAAAATCCAAGTTTTACTTCTAATAATCTTGCAGAAAAGATAGGTGTAACAAAACGAACTATTGAAAGAACACTTAAAAAATTACAAGAAAAAAAGATGATAGAAAGAATTGGATCAAAGCGTGATGGTAATTGGATTGTAATTAAATAA
- a CDS encoding AlbA family DNA-binding domain-containing protein, whose amino-acid sequence MKLSDIKKIAHSILENQNVENSFIEYKKSINFKDKILKTACAFANNYMNNEVNFLFIGVEEVDNKENGEKAIPKRPISGIKESMIEGVENDLKSLLSNINPKINYHIIQDKIDNKYYLVVAIEQGSNGPYQTNERAEKDKEIKLKQGRYIRINRDTKLPNSTEEFELLKKFANFSFSSDLNNTATIDDLNYEYMKEYLVQTNAKQDIRNMSKLDMAKSMGLVSENEYSSYRARNFAVLMFAETPNKFIPNAHVEIIREIVGTDKMEAKRFDGPVWLQVKQVNRYFEDNIMASYTIREADKIEHRIIYNYPLTAFEELATNAILHKEYDTPEYVGIYIYRDRISFVNHNRPLPPVTIEALNNNRIFDKRQYLNKELKDMFFSLNLIESYGSGIRRAKDALKNNGSPKLKFYPDNDVDNYTNAVMKINKEFFNSSKVGNTTQETTQETTQENNNVINKILTLMIENPRITAKQISNKIENITFDGIRYHISNLKKSGKIRREGSTKSGKWIVNGRKNE is encoded by the coding sequence ATGAAACTTTCAGATATTAAAAAGATAGCACATTCTATTTTAGAAAATCAAAATGTTGAAAATAGTTTTATTGAATATAAAAAATCAATAAATTTTAAAGATAAAATTCTAAAAACTGCTTGTGCTTTTGCTAATAATTATATGAATAATGAAGTAAATTTCTTATTTATAGGTGTTGAAGAAGTAGATAATAAAGAAAATGGAGAAAAAGCAATACCTAAAAGACCAATTAGTGGAATAAAAGAATCTATGATTGAGGGAGTTGAAAATGATTTAAAATCTCTTCTTTCAAATATCAATCCTAAAATCAATTATCATATTATACAGGATAAAATTGACAATAAGTATTATCTTGTTGTTGCAATAGAGCAAGGTTCTAATGGACCATATCAAACAAATGAAAGAGCTGAGAAAGATAAAGAAATAAAATTAAAACAGGGAAGATATATAAGAATAAACAGAGATACAAAACTTCCAAATTCAACAGAAGAATTTGAATTATTAAAGAAATTTGCTAATTTTTCTTTTAGTTCTGATTTGAATAATACAGCAACCATTGATGATTTAAACTATGAGTATATGAAAGAATATTTAGTTCAAACTAATGCAAAACAAGATATCAGAAATATGTCTAAATTGGATATGGCAAAGAGTATGGGACTTGTAAGTGAAAATGAATATAGTTCTTATAGAGCAAGGAATTTTGCTGTTTTAATGTTTGCAGAAACCCCTAATAAATTTATTCCTAATGCACATGTGGAAATTATTAGAGAAATAGTTGGAACTGATAAAATGGAAGCTAAAAGGTTTGATGGACCTGTTTGGTTGCAAGTGAAACAAGTTAATAGATATTTTGAAGATAATATTATGGCTTCATATACAATAAGGGAAGCAGATAAAATAGAACATAGAATTATTTATAATTATCCATTGACTGCTTTTGAAGAATTAGCAACTAATGCTATTTTACATAAAGAGTATGATACTCCTGAATATGTTGGAATATATATTTATAGAGATAGAATTTCTTTTGTAAATCATAATAGACCTTTGCCTCCTGTAACTATTGAAGCCTTAAATAATAATAGGATTTTTGATAAAAGGCAATATTTGAATAAAGAATTAAAAGATATGTTTTTCTCATTAAATTTGATTGAATCTTATGGTTCAGGAATAAGAAGAGCAAAAGACGCTTTAAAAAATAATGGTTCACCAAAATTAAAATTTTATCCTGATAATGATGTTGATAACTATACAAATGCTGTAATGAAGATTAATAAAGAATTTTTTAATAGTAGTAAAGTAGGAAATACTACCCAAGAAACTACCCAAGAAACTACCCAAGAAAATAATAATGTAATAAATAAAATACTTACTTTAATGATAGAAAATCCTAGAATTACTGCTAAACAAATATCAAATAAAATAGAGAATATTACATTTGATGGTATTCGTTATCATATTAGTAATTTAAAAAAATCAGGAAAAATTAGAAGAGAAGGTTCAACAAAATCTGGAAAATGGATAGTAAATGGAAGAAAAAATGAATAA
- a CDS encoding TonB-dependent receptor, translating to MKKKLLLIFIIASFSVFSEQIVNLPESNIKSDYIEINKMKNTKNVIVLEKKDIQEKGYKDLSAILDDIPSINVGKSGWGDIDIRGQGEGSSAKNLQVLVDGAPITTLVNHPLQTNYNIVPVENIERIEVIPGGGSIIYGSGTAGGVINITTNLKRLSKPINSAEVSIGTKGEKYSLAFGHKLTDKITLQLSYLRDNKDLYFKDTYRNSDYFTAGLNYKINDNQNLSLRYSKLFEKGQFVRTINYRKFMKEKKNYVPEDRKVTVSLDKDGHKIEEIISGYANADRKFESINLSYNLNPTKNTKYLVDVFYNKGNFSNTNLGNQVMYHHTYGFKNKFDIEYAKSTSFEGSSLLLGFDLYKQDAKLEYNDYKTLNYKKKTYIVNPLSFKYNKKTMAFYLLNTLRYANFESSQGIRRDYTYWGFDKKAAKNKGNEVSHRHNTNYELSLGYNYSDTGKIYARYERGFTSPDGLEITDDFSKYDIKATRGEDEIYDLYEIGWREYLGFSTVNLTAFYSKTDNEMSRNYILDPNLGFGRKTINILKTKRKGIELSLSQKLGKLELKESYAYLKGKREYNGREGEFIKPESYIDWSNSGLQKVPKHSLTLEATYQFTPRFSSSIRYSYSGKYSNFSDIKAKEEEGFISSYSITDLSLNYHHENGITIYGGINNLFDKLYFEYVGSRMYTVVPADGRTFYMGIKYKF from the coding sequence ATGAAAAAAAAGTTATTATTAATTTTTATCATTGCAAGTTTTTCAGTATTCTCAGAACAAATAGTAAATTTGCCTGAAAGTAATATTAAGTCAGATTATATTGAAATCAACAAAATGAAAAACACTAAAAATGTTATTGTTCTTGAGAAAAAAGATATCCAAGAGAAAGGTTACAAAGATTTATCAGCTATTTTAGACGATATTCCAAGTATAAATGTTGGAAAAAGTGGTTGGGGTGATATTGATATTAGAGGACAAGGAGAAGGAAGTTCTGCAAAAAATTTACAAGTTTTAGTAGATGGTGCACCTATAACAACTTTGGTAAATCACCCATTACAAACTAATTATAATATTGTTCCTGTTGAAAATATAGAAAGAATAGAAGTTATTCCTGGTGGAGGATCTATTATTTATGGTTCTGGTACTGCTGGAGGAGTTATAAATATTACTACTAATTTAAAAAGACTTTCAAAACCAATAAATTCAGCTGAAGTTTCTATCGGAACAAAAGGTGAAAAATATAGTTTAGCTTTTGGGCATAAATTAACAGATAAAATCACTTTACAACTTTCATATTTAAGAGATAATAAAGATTTATACTTTAAAGATACATACAGAAACAGTGATTACTTTACTGCTGGATTAAATTACAAAATAAATGATAATCAAAATTTATCACTTAGATATAGCAAATTATTTGAAAAAGGACAATTTGTAAGAACTATTAATTACCGAAAGTTTATGAAAGAAAAAAAGAATTATGTTCCTGAAGACAGAAAAGTTACTGTTAGTTTAGATAAAGATGGACATAAAATTGAAGAAATAATAAGTGGTTATGCAAATGCTGATAGAAAATTTGAAAGTATTAATTTAAGTTATAATTTAAATCCTACAAAAAATACTAAATATTTAGTTGATGTTTTTTATAATAAGGGCAATTTTTCTAATACAAATCTTGGAAATCAAGTAATGTATCATCATACTTATGGTTTTAAAAATAAATTTGATATTGAATATGCAAAAAGTACCTCTTTTGAAGGTAGCAGTTTACTATTAGGATTTGATCTTTATAAGCAAGATGCTAAATTAGAATATAATGATTATAAAACTTTAAACTATAAAAAGAAAACTTATATTGTAAACCCACTTTCTTTTAAATATAATAAAAAAACTATGGCATTTTATTTATTAAATACTTTAAGATATGCTAATTTTGAAAGTTCTCAAGGTATTAGAAGAGATTATACTTATTGGGGATTTGACAAAAAAGCAGCTAAAAATAAAGGAAATGAAGTTAGCCATCGTCACAACACAAATTATGAATTAAGTTTAGGATATAATTATAGTGATACTGGAAAAATTTATGCTAGATATGAAAGAGGATTTACTTCACCAGATGGGCTTGAAATAACAGATGATTTTTCAAAATATGATATAAAAGCAACTAGAGGTGAAGATGAAATTTATGATTTATATGAAATTGGTTGGAGAGAATATTTAGGCTTTTCAACTGTTAATTTAACTGCTTTTTATTCAAAAACAGATAATGAAATGAGTAGAAACTATATATTAGATCCAAATTTAGGTTTTGGAAGAAAAACAATAAATATTTTAAAAACTAAAAGAAAAGGTATAGAATTGAGTTTAAGTCAAAAATTAGGAAAATTAGAATTAAAAGAAAGTTATGCATATTTAAAAGGAAAAAGGGAATACAATGGAAGAGAAGGAGAATTTATAAAGCCAGAAAGTTATATAGATTGGAGTAACTCAGGACTTCAAAAAGTTCCAAAACACTCTTTAACTTTAGAAGCAACATATCAATTTACACCAAGATTTTCTTCTAGCATTCGTTATAGTTATAGTGGAAAATATAGTAATTTCAGTGATATAAAAGCCAAAGAAGAGGAAGGATTTATAAGTTCTTATTCAATTACCGATTTATCTCTTAATTATCATCATGAAAATGGTATTACTATATATGGAGGAATTAACAATCTATTTGATAAATTATATTTTGAATATGTTGGTTCAAGAATGTATACTGTTGTTCCTGCTGATGGAAGAACGTTTTATATGGGAATAAAATATAAATTTTAA
- a CDS encoding DUF6882 domain-containing protein, whose product MKKIGLIILLTLSFLLLTNCNKDKKKETVAVEYENKNPKIKFSDDTYKLFEKFAENKKDIMQKLKTLNKDEANKLYEEYVEDNEDILYKIGEKSEKFLDSIYYGSEEEQFIEKDWNDTNKILNKYDLELWDIGEGMVTIRELPHLYYDVFKDYVTDDYKEYLKIWAKDDEELYQADAGLCISFEELGNRIARWENFLNKYPNSILKTKVISLLNSYREDYILGMDNTATRDGGYDGQPFTIYEEIKKEYDRFMKKYPNSPTVELIKYFLENYQNDNIQELIQTKIIKKFEKDPFIDVLSENLGKMMAIERNYENYILKNKEWEVDIDNGYIYSDKEKYPIQIIGSSILNKDEGSTWIWAWKNSDVFNGDLLSFAYNVHGIGMDLKLCTFINSEFKITDEINESILSAIACGISGENLAFDNIYYSVNSMVFYYAIKGLPNEVFSSVNLSEFIDITSSCTDKYILNHKLFVESFLKWNKNKYKWQDNKIIADFGKDGELEIEFEKVGDNFRIKNINLIS is encoded by the coding sequence ATGAAAAAAATTGGACTTATTATACTTTTAACACTTAGCTTTTTATTATTAACTAATTGTAATAAGGATAAAAAAAAGGAAACTGTTGCAGTTGAATATGAAAATAAAAATCCAAAGATTAAATTTTCTGATGACACTTATAAATTATTTGAAAAATTTGCTGAAAATAAAAAAGATATTATGCAAAAATTAAAAACTTTAAATAAAGATGAAGCAAATAAACTTTATGAAGAATATGTAGAAGATAATGAGGATATTTTATATAAAATAGGAGAAAAATCAGAAAAATTTTTAGATAGTATTTACTATGGTTCAGAGGAGGAACAATTTATAGAAAAAGATTGGAATGATACTAATAAGATTTTAAATAAATATGATTTAGAACTTTGGGATATAGGAGAGGGAATGGTTACAATTAGAGAACTACCTCATCTATATTATGATGTATTTAAAGATTATGTAACTGATGATTATAAAGAATATTTAAAAATTTGGGCAAAAGATGATGAAGAATTGTATCAAGCAGATGCAGGTTTATGTATATCTTTTGAAGAATTGGGAAATAGAATTGCAAGATGGGAAAATTTCTTAAATAAATACCCTAATAGTATATTAAAAACAAAAGTAATATCCTTATTAAACTCATATAGAGAAGACTATATTTTAGGTATGGATAATACAGCAACAAGAGATGGTGGCTATGATGGACAACCTTTTACTATATATGAAGAAATTAAGAAAGAGTATGACAGATTTATGAAAAAATATCCTAATAGTCCAACAGTGGAACTCATAAAATATTTTCTTGAAAATTATCAAAATGATAATATACAAGAACTTATTCAAACCAAAATTATTAAAAAATTTGAAAAAGATCCCTTTATAGATGTATTATCAGAAAACTTAGGAAAAATGATGGCAATAGAAAGAAATTATGAAAACTATATTTTAAAAAATAAAGAATGGGAAGTAGATATAGATAATGGATATATTTATTCTGATAAAGAAAAATATCCTATACAAATTATAGGAAGTTCTATATTGAATAAAGATGAAGGTTCAACTTGGATTTGGGCATGGAAAAATTCTGATGTTTTTAATGGGGATTTACTTTCATTTGCATATAATGTTCATGGTATTGGAATGGATTTAAAATTATGTACTTTTATTAATTCAGAGTTTAAAATAACCGATGAGATAAATGAAAGTATATTATCAGCTATTGCTTGTGGAATTTCAGGAGAAAATTTAGCTTTTGATAATATATATTATTCAGTAAATTCTATGGTGTTTTATTATGCAATAAAAGGTTTACCCAATGAAGTCTTTTCATCTGTGAATTTAAGTGAATTTATTGATATAACAAGTAGTTGCACTGATAAGTATATATTAAACCATAAATTATTTGTTGAAAGTTTTTTAAAATGGAATAAAAATAAATATAAATGGCAAGATAATAAAATTATTGCAGATTTTGGAAAAGATGGAGAATTGGAGATTGAGTTTGAAAAAGTAGGGGATAATTTTAGAATTAAAAATATTAATTTAATTTCATAA
- a CDS encoding Dabb family protein, with product MLNHIVMWKIKEDVTDKEKIKLGIKNGLEGLFGKIEELKEIRVERFMETTSTHDIALFVKVDNEETLKKYATNPLHVEVIKKYIKPFVYDRVCIDFFE from the coding sequence ATGCTAAATCATATAGTTATGTGGAAAATAAAAGAAGATGTTACAGATAAAGAAAAGATTAAGTTAGGTATAAAAAATGGATTAGAAGGATTATTTGGTAAAATTGAAGAATTAAAAGAAATTAGAGTTGAAAGATTTATGGAAACTACAAGTACACATGATATTGCATTATTTGTTAAGGTTGATAATGAAGAAACATTAAAAAAATATGCAACAAATCCTTTACATGTTGAAGTAATAAAAAAATATATTAAACCTTTTGTTTATGATAGAGTGTGTATAGACTTTTTTGAATAA